One stretch of Pirellulales bacterium DNA includes these proteins:
- a CDS encoding response regulator, whose protein sequence is MYRFLPALFGAEGSWLPGEARAWSRALGSIDHTADMIIAASYLSIAVVLFWALRRRDVPFPGAFWRFAVFALCCTALHASAVFVLRPPLDQLAGLIKPLTAVVAGVLAWTMIRLFPEILYLPQLMQLNESMAGEIAERKWLESELREHAANLAYLNVELEVAKATCEAASQSKSEFLANMSHELRTPMTAILGFTDVLLGNLDQEEDLEACRTIRRNGEHLLVLLNDILDLSKIEAGRMQVEELNCSPQEVLDDVIKLMRVRTDAKGLSLGIRYEGPIPERIVTDPTRWRQILVNLVGNAVKFTEVGGISLVVRLNDAAGPLPMLSVDIIDTGIGISDEKIGQLFQPFTQADASTSRRFGGTGLGLTISRRLAELLGGSIEVTSTAHVGSCFTVSISTGSLQGVALVDPHQALAPAIVSQLPLPAVELPVRVLLVEDGPDNQRLISFLLKKAGAEVKLAGNGEQGVELAMASQEGWGNQAENEDAAYDIVLMDMQMPIMDGYQATAELRRLGYAGPIIALTAHAMSHDRQRCLDVGCDDYLTKPIDRQALLEMVARYAAPAITQRQAQVAHSGSDATQP, encoded by the coding sequence ATGTACAGATTTCTCCCAGCATTGTTCGGCGCGGAAGGTTCCTGGCTGCCGGGTGAGGCGAGAGCCTGGTCGCGAGCGTTAGGCTCGATCGACCATACCGCCGACATGATCATCGCCGCCAGCTATCTGTCGATTGCGGTCGTGCTGTTCTGGGCGCTGCGTCGCCGCGACGTCCCTTTTCCGGGGGCATTCTGGCGGTTCGCCGTGTTTGCGCTTTGCTGCACCGCGCTCCATGCGTCGGCGGTGTTCGTGCTTCGGCCGCCGCTGGATCAACTGGCCGGATTGATCAAGCCGTTGACGGCCGTCGTGGCCGGCGTGTTGGCTTGGACCATGATTCGGCTGTTTCCGGAAATCTTGTACTTGCCGCAGTTGATGCAGCTCAACGAAAGCATGGCCGGCGAGATTGCCGAGCGCAAGTGGTTGGAAAGCGAGCTCCGCGAACATGCTGCCAACCTGGCATATTTGAACGTCGAACTGGAAGTGGCCAAGGCCACGTGCGAAGCGGCCAGCCAAAGCAAGAGCGAGTTCCTGGCCAACATGAGCCACGAGCTGCGCACGCCGATGACGGCCATCCTGGGCTTCACCGACGTGTTGTTGGGCAACCTCGATCAGGAAGAAGATCTCGAGGCCTGCCGTACGATTCGCCGCAACGGCGAACACTTGCTCGTGCTGCTGAACGACATTCTCGACCTGTCCAAGATCGAAGCCGGACGGATGCAGGTCGAAGAGCTCAATTGCTCGCCGCAGGAAGTGCTAGACGACGTCATCAAGTTGATGCGCGTCCGCACCGACGCTAAGGGGCTGAGCCTGGGAATCCGCTACGAAGGCCCCATTCCGGAGCGGATCGTCACCGATCCCACGCGGTGGCGGCAGATCCTCGTCAACCTGGTGGGCAATGCGGTGAAGTTCACCGAGGTGGGCGGTATCAGCCTGGTCGTCCGGCTGAACGACGCCGCCGGGCCGCTCCCGATGTTGAGCGTCGACATCATCGATACCGGTATCGGCATCAGCGACGAGAAGATCGGGCAGTTGTTCCAACCGTTCACGCAGGCTGACGCCAGCACGTCGCGGCGATTCGGTGGGACCGGGTTGGGCCTGACGATCAGCCGCCGGCTGGCCGAATTGCTGGGCGGCTCGATCGAGGTCACGAGCACGGCCCATGTCGGCAGTTGCTTCACGGTGTCGATCAGCACCGGCTCGCTGCAGGGCGTGGCCCTGGTCGATCCGCACCAGGCCCTCGCGCCGGCGATCGTGAGCCAATTGCCCTTGCCGGCGGTGGAATTGCCGGTGCGCGTGCTGCTGGTCGAAGACGGTCCGGACAATCAACGTTTGATCTCGTTTCTGCTCAAGAAGGCTGGCGCCGAGGTCAAGCTGGCCGGCAACGGTGAGCAAGGCGTCGAACTGGCCATGGCCAGCCAAGAGGGTTGGGGAAACCAGGCCGAGAACGAGGATGCCGCGTACGACATTGTCCTGATGGATATGCAGATGCCCATCATGGACGGCTACCAGGCCACGGCCGAGCTGCGCCGCCTGGGGTACGCGGGCCCGATCATCGCGCTGACCGCGCATGCAATGTCGCACGATCGCCAGCGCTGCCTCGACGTCGGCTGCGACGACTATCTGACGAAGCCGATCGACCGGCAGGCGTTGCTCGAGATGGTGGCGCGGTACGCGGCGCCGGCCATCACGCAACGCCAGGCCCAAGTCGCGCATTCCGGCAGCGACGCGACGCAGCCGTAG
- a CDS encoding class II fructose-bisphosphate aldolase: MIVTTKELFELAYGKYAVGAYNINNLEQTVGLFRGNLGIKDSNEEKLDPARSAPFIIQISRGARTYTDKRFLEAMIRAAEEVFPEAIFAVHLDHGTEEACYDCIDSGFYSSVMIDASHDPFDKNIEITRRVVDRAHAKGISVEAELGMLGGVEEDIAVDESNACLTDPDQAAEFVERSGCDSLAVAIGTSHGAYKFKGSQGLHFNRIEAIKQRLPGYPLVMHGSSSVPKEWVDRINQAGGKLPDTSGVRESDYLPAAKLGVTKVNIDTDGRLVWCAVYRETFRDKPGDFDPRTPGKPFMAAYADYIRHKNQMLGSAGQLEKVRAALAVKA, encoded by the coding sequence ATGATCGTGACCACTAAAGAACTGTTCGAACTGGCTTACGGAAAATACGCCGTCGGCGCATACAACATCAACAATCTCGAGCAGACGGTTGGGCTGTTCCGCGGCAACCTGGGGATCAAGGACTCGAACGAGGAAAAGCTCGACCCGGCCCGCAGCGCGCCGTTCATCATCCAGATTTCGCGCGGGGCTCGAACCTATACCGACAAGCGGTTTCTCGAAGCGATGATTCGCGCGGCGGAAGAAGTCTTTCCCGAAGCGATCTTCGCCGTCCACCTCGATCACGGAACCGAAGAGGCGTGCTACGACTGCATCGATAGCGGGTTCTATTCATCGGTGATGATCGACGCCTCGCACGACCCGTTCGACAAGAACATCGAGATCACGCGGCGCGTGGTCGATCGGGCCCACGCCAAGGGCATCTCGGTCGAGGCCGAGCTGGGCATGCTGGGCGGCGTCGAAGAAGACATTGCCGTCGACGAATCGAACGCCTGCCTGACCGACCCGGACCAGGCGGCCGAGTTCGTCGAGCGCAGCGGCTGCGATTCGCTGGCCGTGGCGATCGGCACCTCGCACGGCGCCTACAAATTCAAAGGCTCGCAAGGTCTGCACTTCAACCGGATCGAAGCGATCAAGCAGCGGCTGCCGGGCTATCCGCTGGTCATGCACGGCTCGTCGAGCGTGCCCAAGGAGTGGGTCGATCGCATCAATCAGGCCGGCGGCAAGCTGCCCGACACCAGCGGCGTGCGAGAGTCGGATTATCTGCCCGCCGCAAAACTCGGCGTGACGAAGGTGAACATCGACACCGATGGCCGCCTCGTATGGTGCGCGGTCTATCGCGAGACGTTCCGCGACAAGCCGGGCGATTTCGATCCGCGGACGCCGGGCAAACCGTTCATGGCTGCGTATGCCGACTACATCCGGCACAAGAACCAGATGCTCGGCTCGGCTGGGCAGTTGGAAAAAGTACGCGCGGCGCTGGCCGTGAAGGCCTAG
- a CDS encoding SOS response-associated peptidase encodes MCGRFTLRQPPRQLAIHFGIDEPPALRPRYNIAPTQDVAIVRLAPDGHRELVELRWGLVPSWSQDPTIGSRMINARGETLAEKPSFRAAFKERRCLIPADGFYEWLKVDKQKQPQFIHLPDDEPFAFAGLWEAWRGSDPPLETCTIVTTEANSRLRGLHERMPVILDPADYAAWLDPQLRDPQRLMPLLAARPNALLETRPVSRRVNAPTYDDEGCLAPAEEA; translated from the coding sequence ATGTGCGGAAGATTCACGCTGCGGCAACCTCCCCGGCAACTCGCGATCCATTTCGGCATCGATGAGCCGCCTGCCCTGCGGCCGCGCTACAACATCGCGCCCACGCAGGACGTTGCCATCGTGCGGCTCGCCCCCGACGGGCACCGCGAGCTCGTCGAATTGCGCTGGGGTCTGGTCCCCTCGTGGTCGCAAGATCCCACGATCGGCAGCCGCATGATCAATGCCCGCGGCGAGACGCTGGCCGAGAAGCCCTCGTTCCGGGCCGCCTTCAAGGAACGTCGCTGCTTGATCCCTGCCGACGGGTTCTACGAGTGGCTCAAGGTCGACAAGCAGAAGCAGCCGCAGTTCATCCACCTGCCCGACGACGAGCCATTCGCCTTTGCCGGCCTGTGGGAAGCGTGGCGCGGCAGCGATCCGCCGCTGGAGACTTGTACGATCGTCACCACGGAAGCGAATTCGCGCCTGCGCGGATTGCACGAGCGCATGCCGGTGATCCTGGACCCGGCCGACTACGCGGCCTGGCTCGATCCGCAGCTGCGCGATCCCCAGCGGCTGATGCCGCTGCTGGCCGCGCGACCCAACGCCCTGCTCGAGACGCGTCCTGTGAGCCGCCGGGTCAATGCGCCGACCTACGACGACGAAGGCTGCCTCGCCCCGGCGGAAGAGGCCTAA
- a CDS encoding thioredoxin family protein, whose amino-acid sequence MLDYAAIFPQGLDYRTFLERHGSVEHRRRWEQAYQALTLPADAQRLLAGFKRQMNVLCLAGAWCGDCIYQCPIFARIAEACPRIDLRFFDRDAHPHLASELKICGGNRVPVVVMLSEDQQEVARCGDRTLSRYRQLAAQLEGAACPTGLALPDAAQQQQIVADWLAEFERAQLILRTSPRLRERHGD is encoded by the coding sequence ATGCTCGATTACGCCGCCATCTTTCCGCAGGGTCTCGACTACCGCACGTTTCTCGAACGCCACGGCTCGGTCGAGCACCGCCGACGCTGGGAGCAGGCCTATCAGGCCCTGACTTTGCCGGCCGACGCGCAGCGCCTGCTGGCTGGCTTCAAGCGGCAGATGAACGTGCTCTGCCTGGCCGGGGCCTGGTGCGGGGATTGCATTTACCAGTGCCCGATCTTCGCCCGGATTGCCGAGGCCTGTCCGCGGATCGATTTGCGCTTCTTCGATCGCGACGCCCATCCTCATCTGGCGTCCGAATTGAAGATCTGCGGGGGCAACCGCGTGCCGGTGGTGGTGATGCTCAGTGAAGACCAGCAGGAAGTGGCCCGCTGCGGCGATCGCACGTTGTCGCGCTACCGGCAGCTCGCCGCGCAACTCGAGGGTGCCGCGTGCCCGACCGGACTCGCGCTGCCCGACGCGGCGCAACAGCAGCAGATCGTCGCCGACTGGCTGGCCGAGTTCGAAAGGGCGCAGCTCATCTTGCGCACCAGTCCGCGCCTGCGCGAGCGCCACGGCGACTGA
- a CDS encoding HAD hydrolase family protein produces the protein MNLDQRCQSIELLLADVDGVLTDGGVVFDNQGIEIKRFHIRDGLGMRLWQRAGYRIGLITGRSSHIVKIRAAELGIDLVRQGAEDKLPVVREVLQSLGLAPAQVAYIGDDLPDLPVVRHVGLGVAVADACDELRAAAHYVTTLRGGAGAVRELVERILKAQKRWPELIQKFDTP, from the coding sequence ATGAATCTGGATCAACGCTGCCAGTCGATCGAGTTGCTGCTGGCCGACGTCGACGGCGTGCTGACCGATGGCGGCGTCGTGTTCGACAACCAGGGCATCGAGATCAAGCGGTTTCACATCCGCGACGGCCTCGGCATGCGGCTCTGGCAGCGCGCCGGCTACCGGATCGGCCTGATCACCGGCCGCAGTTCGCACATCGTCAAGATTCGCGCCGCCGAGCTGGGCATCGACCTGGTGCGCCAAGGCGCCGAGGACAAGCTGCCCGTCGTGCGCGAGGTGCTGCAATCGTTGGGCCTCGCTCCCGCGCAAGTGGCCTACATCGGCGACGACCTGCCCGATTTACCGGTCGTGCGCCACGTCGGTCTCGGCGTCGCCGTGGCCGATGCCTGCGACGAGCTGCGCGCCGCCGCCCACTATGTCACGACGTTGCGCGGCGGTGCCGGCGCCGTGCGCGAGCTCGTCGAACGGATCCTCAAAGCCCAGAAACGCTGGCCCGAGCTGATCCAGAAGTTCGACACCCCCTGA
- a CDS encoding glycosyltransferase family 39 protein has product MSDVETAIDQESAPGVPPVAASPPRVVRWLPWLMVALALAFVVPLRIKFLDVPLDRDEGEFAYGGQLILGGDLPYRSLYAMKMPGIYVVYAASEALFGQTCAGVHLGHLIVNALTILMLFALAARLFDPMVGATAATAFALFSLSPSVDPLAAQSENFVVLPVLAGIYVLLLGLQHPRWYAFFLGGVLIGLGPVIKQHGSVFALGAGGWLVLDQLLLTRRAWGSWLAHCGWFAVGLATPMAIVFATMYALGNYDDFVFWTLTYAREYVTMLPRAAIERNVRAYVPYQWKFASMGLLWLLAGAGLLVAPLLPDSRRRLVLLVPWTIASLVGVSLGFYFRTHYFLLLIPVAAVLIGITLRFVARLLTDNTHVEWQLTAQLALAAFVFPVGQLGYYYWPQTDAQLSRHTYFRNPFVESLPIAAKIARYTSPQDKVAILASEPQILFYSQRRSATGHIYMYPLMEPHPYALQMQEQVIADIEKARPKFVVFSNQNVTWVPVAGSHQRIFQWWGEYAENYEIFGTVDMQYQVPLIRWADEGAVLRMNMNREGLTIYRRRPNAP; this is encoded by the coding sequence ATGAGCGACGTCGAAACCGCGATCGACCAGGAATCCGCGCCCGGCGTGCCCCCCGTTGCCGCGTCGCCGCCGCGGGTCGTGCGCTGGCTGCCCTGGCTGATGGTCGCGCTGGCGTTGGCCTTCGTCGTTCCGCTGCGGATCAAGTTTCTCGACGTGCCACTCGACCGCGACGAGGGCGAGTTCGCCTATGGCGGCCAGTTGATCCTCGGCGGCGACCTGCCCTATCGCTCGCTCTACGCCATGAAGATGCCCGGCATCTACGTGGTCTATGCGGCCAGCGAGGCGCTCTTCGGCCAGACCTGCGCAGGCGTGCACCTGGGGCACCTGATCGTCAACGCGCTGACCATCCTGATGCTCTTCGCCCTGGCCGCCCGGCTGTTCGATCCCATGGTCGGGGCGACCGCGGCCACGGCCTTTGCCCTGTTCTCGCTCTCGCCGTCGGTGGACCCGCTGGCTGCACAATCCGAGAACTTCGTCGTACTGCCGGTGCTGGCGGGAATCTACGTGTTGCTCCTCGGCCTCCAGCACCCGCGCTGGTACGCCTTCTTCCTCGGCGGAGTGCTGATCGGCCTCGGCCCGGTGATCAAGCAGCACGGGTCGGTCTTTGCGTTGGGCGCCGGCGGATGGCTCGTGCTCGACCAATTGCTCCTGACCCGGCGTGCCTGGGGCTCCTGGCTGGCCCACTGCGGCTGGTTTGCCGTGGGGCTCGCGACGCCGATGGCGATCGTATTCGCCACGATGTACGCGCTGGGCAACTACGACGACTTCGTCTTTTGGACGCTCACCTATGCCCGCGAGTACGTCACCATGCTGCCGCGCGCGGCGATCGAGCGAAACGTACGCGCTTACGTCCCTTACCAGTGGAAGTTCGCGAGCATGGGCCTGCTCTGGCTGCTCGCCGGCGCGGGGCTGCTCGTCGCACCGCTGCTGCCCGACAGCCGTCGGCGGCTGGTGCTGCTGGTGCCTTGGACAATCGCGTCGCTGGTTGGTGTTTCGCTGGGTTTCTATTTTCGCACGCACTATTTCCTTCTGTTGATCCCCGTGGCGGCGGTGCTGATCGGCATCACCTTGCGGTTCGTCGCGCGGCTGCTGACGGACAACACGCACGTCGAATGGCAATTGACCGCGCAATTGGCGTTGGCGGCGTTTGTCTTTCCCGTGGGCCAATTGGGCTATTACTACTGGCCCCAGACCGACGCGCAGTTGAGCCGGCACACGTACTTTCGTAACCCGTTCGTCGAGTCACTGCCGATCGCCGCGAAGATTGCCCGTTACACCTCGCCGCAAGACAAGGTGGCGATCCTCGCGTCCGAGCCGCAGATCTTGTTCTACAGCCAGCGGCGCTCGGCAACGGGTCACATCTACATGTACCCGTTGATGGAGCCGCACCCGTACGCCCTGCAGATGCAAGAGCAGGTGATCGCCGATATCGAGAAAGCCCGGCCGAAGTTCGTCGTGTTCAGCAACCAGAACGTCACCTGGGTACCGGTGGCGGGCTCGCATCAACGCATTTTTCAGTGGTGGGGCGAGTATGCGGAGAACTACGAGATTTTCGGCACCGTCGACATGCAGTATCAGGTGCCGCTGATCCGCTGGGCCGACGAAGGGGCCGTGCTGCGCATGAACATGAATCGCGAGGGGCTGACCATCTATCGACGGCGGCCGAACGCGCCCTGA
- a CDS encoding KpsF/GutQ family sugar-phosphate isomerase, protein MSHARSAPRQRLGAFEQLRYAQEIIRLEAQALEQLTRRLDMEFCRAVELLLDCRGSVIVTGIGKAGLIGAKIAATLASTGSRSHFLHPSEAVHGDLGRVHSDDLVLALSNSGESQEVLQLLPALGQLNVCLVAVTGRPTSTLARAATVVLNLGPLQEACPWGLAPSTSTTAMLALGDALALVTSRARGFGPNDFARFHPGGSLGRKLSKVDDYMRPARECRLARDTTSVRQVLVETSCTGRRSGAILCVDEGGRLSGLFTDSDLARLFEARRDSLLDGPIGEVMTARPCTVPSGAAMNDAVEILKERKFSELPVVAPGGEPLGLIDVTDVVGLLPDAPG, encoded by the coding sequence ATGAGCCACGCACGGTCTGCCCCGCGCCAGCGGTTGGGTGCCTTCGAGCAGCTACGCTACGCGCAGGAAATCATCCGCCTCGAGGCCCAGGCCCTCGAACAACTCACCCGCCGACTCGACATGGAGTTCTGCCGTGCCGTCGAGCTGTTGCTCGACTGCCGGGGGTCGGTGATCGTGACCGGCATCGGCAAGGCCGGATTGATCGGTGCGAAGATCGCCGCCACACTCGCGTCGACCGGCAGCCGCAGCCACTTTCTGCATCCCAGCGAGGCCGTCCACGGCGACCTGGGGCGCGTCCACAGCGACGATCTGGTCTTGGCCTTGTCCAACAGCGGCGAGAGCCAAGAGGTGCTGCAGTTGCTGCCCGCCCTGGGCCAGTTGAACGTTTGCCTGGTCGCCGTCACCGGCCGGCCCACCAGCACGCTGGCCCGGGCCGCGACGGTCGTGCTCAATTTGGGGCCGCTGCAAGAGGCCTGCCCCTGGGGCCTGGCCCCCAGCACGAGCACGACGGCCATGCTCGCCCTGGGCGATGCGCTGGCGCTGGTCACCAGCCGCGCTCGCGGCTTTGGACCGAACGACTTCGCGCGGTTTCATCCCGGCGGCAGCCTGGGACGCAAGCTGAGCAAGGTCGACGACTACATGCGGCCCGCGCGCGAGTGCCGCCTGGCCCGCGACACGACCAGCGTGCGCCAGGTGCTGGTCGAGACGAGCTGTACCGGCCGGCGCAGCGGCGCGATCCTCTGCGTCGACGAAGGCGGCCGGCTCAGCGGGCTGTTCACCGATAGCGATCTGGCCCGGCTGTTCGAGGCCCGGCGCGATAGCCTGCTCGACGGGCCGATCGGCGAGGTGATGACCGCCCGTCCGTGCACCGTACCGAGCGGCGCGGCGATGAACGACGCCGTCGAAATCCTCAAAGAGCGCAAGTTCAGCGAGCTGCCGGTCGTAGCACCGGGCGGCGAACCGCTCGGCCTGATCGACGTCACCGACGTCGTCGGGTTACTGCCCGATGCCCCCGGCTGA